In Methanocella paludicola SANAE, the sequence GAACGTGTCGACGGTGATATTCGGCGACCCGTTCGACTCCCAGCTCGCGAAGGCGGGCGACGTAGAGAACTATCCGGGATTCGAGTCCATACACGGCATCGATCTCGCCGAGAAGTTCCGTAAGCAGCTCGATAAGTATAAGATCGAGCCCGTAACGAACTACGTGGGCCGCATTACCCGAAATGGCGACCTTTTTGTATTATCCACCGACGTGGGCGAGTTCCAGAGCAAGTCGGTCATCGTATCCACCGGGTCGAAGCACCGTGAGCTGAACGTACCGGGCGAAAAGGAGTACCTTTACCGGGGAGTATCCTATTGCGCCGTGTGTGACGGCTCGTTCTATAAGGACAAGAGCGTCGCGATGATAGGCTACGGCGAGCAGGCGGCCAGCGCCGCCATTTACCTGGCGGGCCTGGCAAAGCACGTTATCGTCCTGACCCGCAAGCCCGACATGGAATCGCCCATGCACGCCGGGCAGCTAAAGGCCCTGGATAACGTCGAGGTCATCGGCGAAGCGAAGATCCTTGCCATCGAGGGCAACGAGTTCGCCGAGCGCATCCGGTTCAAGGAGAACGGCGGCGAGGAAAAGAGCGTCCGTGTCGACGGCATCTTCATCGAGGGCGGGGTCCCCAACTCGGTCCTGGCCAATGACCTGGGGCTGGAGCTCGACGCCAAAGGCAACGTCGCCGTGGAGCGCCCCGACATGGAGACGAAGGTCGAGGGAGTCTTCGCGGCGGGCGACGTGACTGGCGGCCTACACCAGATCTCCAAGGCCGTCGGAGAGGGGGCGTGCGCTGCCGTCAGCGCTGCCATCTACATCAAGAAAAAATTTAAGGCAAAAAAATGAGAAAGGGGCTGATGACCCCTTTTATATCTATACTGCTTTTTTAATTGTTTCTTCGTCCTTTGATGCGGTCATATGCTCAATAGCCCAGACGACAATGAGAGCTATGGCCGACAGCGGAAGCGCGATAATGATCGGGTCAACGACCTGCCAGGGCATTGGAAGGATCGCCTTCTGGCCGAAGAACAGCATCGACAGGCCCAGCGGCTCAGACTCCTTGATGTGCACGAACGCCGTCCAGAGGAACCAGGTCACTGCGCCGACCACGAGGCTCACTTTGGCCGCGTTCGCAGAGGGCTTCTTGCTGAATATCGCGTGGGTGAACGCGGGCAGGAAGGCCGCTGCGCAGAGGCCCATGAACATGGCCGTGGCGCGGGCGATGATGCTGCCGGGCATGATGTATGCGAGCGCGACGCTGACGATGATCATGAGGATAACGAAGGTCTTCGTCTCGACCAGCGACGGCTTCTTGTTCCGGAGACGGCCCCAGATATCG encodes:
- a CDS encoding NAD(P)/FAD-dependent oxidoreductase; translation: MAEETVYDVAIIGAGPAGLTAALYCGRANVSTVIFGDPFDSQLAKAGDVENYPGFESIHGIDLAEKFRKQLDKYKIEPVTNYVGRITRNGDLFVLSTDVGEFQSKSVIVSTGSKHRELNVPGEKEYLYRGVSYCAVCDGSFYKDKSVAMIGYGEQAASAAIYLAGLAKHVIVLTRKPDMESPMHAGQLKALDNVEVIGEAKILAIEGNEFAERIRFKENGGEEKSVRVDGIFIEGGVPNSVLANDLGLELDAKGNVAVERPDMETKVEGVFAAGDVTGGLHQISKAVGEGACAAVSAAIYIKKKFKAKK